The DNA segment ATCGCGCCAGCTCCGCGCCGACCCGCTCGTGGCTCCCCACGAGGTAGGGGCACATCGTCTTGTAGTTCTGGAACGGGACCAGCCAGTAGGGACTGCCGTCGCCGGCCTGCCCCATGCCTGACAGCTGGCCGTGCCAGACGGAGTCCGAGACCTTCATCGCGAGCTGGTGGGCCAGCTGCCCCTTGCGGTCCTCCGGAAACCGGGCGCGCGCCAGCTCCCAGGCCTCGTCCTCGCTCCTCCGGGTGATCAGGCCGACGCGGATCCCGCGCGCCCCTCCCCCGTCCTTCGAGGGCTCCGGGGCGTCCTGCGCCGGCTTCGGATACTCGATGGCGGTGGCCTCGAGGCTCCGGGCCGCGGCCCTCCCCGCCTCCGAGGAGCCGGAGACGAAGATGCCCGGAAACAGATCCGGGGGGAGCGGCGGCGAAAGCCTCAGCCGCTCCACCTGGTGGTACTCCCCTGCGAGGGTGACCGGTTTCTGCCCGGAGAGGAGGTGCCGGATGATCGAGGTGTATTCCACCAGCCGCTGATAGCGCCTGTCGTGCGGCGTCCGGTCCCCGAGCGCCTCCAGGTCGTTCTTGAATCCCCCGGCGACCAGGTTGAGGTAGATCCTCCGCTCGAAGAGGGAGGCATACGTGGTCACCATCTTGGCCACCGTGTACGGGTGCATATAGACCGGCTGCACCGCCACCAGAGGACAGAGCGACCGGGTGCCCGCGATGATCAGCTGCGAAACCAGCCAGGCATCCAGGAGCGAATTGTCTGAATAGACGAGGATCCCCTTGCAGCCGGCGCGCTCGCTCCAGCGCGCCACCTCGACGACGTGATCGGCATACGCCCGCGCATCGTCGCCTGTGGACGGCGGGCAGGTGGAGAAGATCTCGATGCGCGGGTCGAACATGGCCTCTAGTTGTCCTCGCGGAGGAGTCCGGGCCCCGGACCGTGCGTGGCCTGCGGGCGCTCCCCCCGAAGCAATCTCAGATACAGACGCTCGAGCTCCCGCGTCATGCTCTCGAGAGAGAAGTGGTCCGCGATCCGGCGCCTCGCAGCCTCGCCCAGTCTGCGCGCCAGGGCGGCATCCCCCAGGAGCGCGTTCATCCCCTCCGCCAGCGCGGCGGCGTCGCGCGGCGGCACCAGGAGCCCCGACACGCCGTCCTCCACCGCCTCGGGGCTCCCCCCGACCCGGGTGGCGACGACCGGAACTCCCGCCGCCATCGACTCGAGCAGGGAGTTCGACAGCCCCTCGCTCAGGGACGGCAGCACCGACACGGCGACCTCGGCCAGGAGCTCCGGGATGTCCAGCCGGAAGCCGCTGAACACCACACGGTGCGCGATCCCGAGATGCGCCGCCAGGCGTTCCAGCTCGGCCTGGTAGGCGTCCTCCCGCACCACCATCCTGTCCTTCAGGCCGTACCGATCCCCCACGATCAGGAACCGGACATTGGGGTAGCGACCCGCCACGGCGGCGGCCGCCTGCAGGAAGTAGTCGAGTCCCTTGAGCTCGTGCAGCCGCGTCACCACCGCCACGATGGGGGCGCCCTGCGGAATCCCCAGCTCGCGGCGCAGGCGGGGGCCGTCTCCGCGCTTCTCGAACCGCGACAGGTCGACGCCGTTCCGGATGACGACGATGTTGTCCCGGCGGAACCCTTCCTCCACCAGCCACTGCCTCACCGCCTCGGCGTTCACCACGATGCAGTGGGCCAGACGGCACATGAGCCTCTGGGCGCGCTTCTGGTTCGTCGTCTGGTACACGCCCGTGTCCCTTATGGAGGCGAGGACGAGCGGAATGCGGGCCAGACGGGCCGCCGGCAGGGCGAAGACGTTGGGATAGAAGTTGTAGGCATGGACGATCCGGATGCGCAGGCGCCGCAGATCCCGGGCGAAGCGCAGCTGGGCCCGGAGCGTCCCGGCGTTGTGCAGGCTGTCGATCGGGTACTCCCAGATCGGCACGTGCCGGCTCTCGATCTCCTCGAGGAAATGGCCCCACCGCCTGAAGCAGCCCAGGTGGAGGTCGAAGCGGGTCCGGTCGATCGCCCGCCCCACGTTCACGACGTGCCGCTCGGTGCCTCCCATGCCGAAGCCGTTCACGAACATCAGGAGCCCGGTGCGGG comes from the Candidatus Polarisedimenticolia bacterium genome and includes:
- a CDS encoding LLM class flavin-dependent oxidoreductase, whose protein sequence is MFDPRIEIFSTCPPSTGDDARAYADHVVEVARWSERAGCKGILVYSDNSLLDAWLVSQLIIAGTRSLCPLVAVQPVYMHPYTVAKMVTTYASLFERRIYLNLVAGGFKNDLEALGDRTPHDRRYQRLVEYTSIIRHLLSGQKPVTLAGEYHQVERLRLSPPLPPDLFPGIFVSGSSEAGRAAARSLEATAIEYPKPAQDAPEPSKDGGGARGIRVGLITRRSEDEAWELARARFPEDRKGQLAHQLAMKVSDSVWHGQLSGMGQAGDGSPYWLVPFQNYKTMCPYLVGSHERVGAELARYLSAGCRTFILDIPRDPDDLEQTEAAFERALDRCPNP
- a CDS encoding glycosyltransferase, with amino-acid sequence MTPLRAGSEDAPAAGEARTGLLMFVNGFGMGGTERHVVNVGRAIDRTRFDLHLGCFRRWGHFLEEIESRHVPIWEYPIDSLHNAGTLRAQLRFARDLRRLRIRIVHAYNFYPNVFALPAARLARIPLVLASIRDTGVYQTTNQKRAQRLMCRLAHCIVVNAEAVRQWLVEEGFRRDNIVVIRNGVDLSRFEKRGDGPRLRRELGIPQGAPIVAVVTRLHELKGLDYFLQAAAAVAGRYPNVRFLIVGDRYGLKDRMVVREDAYQAELERLAAHLGIAHRVVFSGFRLDIPELLAEVAVSVLPSLSEGLSNSLLESMAAGVPVVATRVGGSPEAVEDGVSGLLVPPRDAAALAEGMNALLGDAALARRLGEAARRRIADHFSLESMTRELERLYLRLLRGERPQATHGPGPGLLREDN